In the Candidatus Methanoperedens sp. genome, GGATAATTGTATAGATAGATTACCATGCAAAAAGAAATTTTCAAGCGGATCGTTTGCGACCCTGATCTTCTTGGTGGAAAACCTGTTATAAAAGGAACCAGGATATCTGTTGAATTCTTGCTGGAACTGCTGGCAAACAACTGGACCCATGAAGAGATAATGGAGAACTATCCCCGGATCAAAAAAGAAGATATCCTTGCTGCCCTAGAATATTCGCTATCTCTCCTGAAAGAAGAACATCTTTACATAATTCCCGAAAAGGCTACTGCTTGAACAATTTGCCCACCTTTTTGGCCGATGAGAACATTCCCTTAAATGTAGTAAAACAACTCCGAAAAGAAGGATGTAAGATAATATCCGTTGCAGAAGAATTTGCAGGATCAAGCGATGAGAAGATACTGGAATTATCATCAAGAAATAAGTGGGTAATAATCACATTCGATAAAGATTTTGGAGAACTTATATATAAACAGAAATCAAGCAAACCATACGGGATAATCTTTTTACGAGTACCCCAAAATCGCCTGCATATATATTGCAACTATTAAAATGGCTTTTATTAAAGTCAAATATCTCATTTGAAGGAAATTTTTTGATTGTGAACAAAGACAAAGTAAGAACTATAAAAATGAGTGATTTTTAATAAATTGTGATTATCGGCGCGCAAAAAAAATGGGCAGTGCAGATTTATGAAAGTAAGTATTTTCAACTGTGACTTACGATTCATCCTCTAAGGGATATAAGCCGATGACATCTTTTGTGGACAATACCTGATACGCTCTCCAAATATCTCCTGTCTGAAGTGTTTTGTATTGTAGGTCCAGATTCCTTCATTATCCACAGTAAGGCAAGCGCGATAATCGGTGCGTCGTCTTTATCATCTTTAAGTTTCTCAGCCTCTGGAATATACGGATTGCAAACCTCTGTGGGAACAGCTATTACAAATAGTCTCTTTACGTCACTGACAACTTCAAGCAATTCATCGTCACTAAGCTTGTTCCTGTTCCATCGATCCCTGTGCTCCCATAACTCCCCAAAACAGTGCTCAGGGGACACAAATACATCTGGATTTTCGGCTATGATTCTGCGGGTTATGCCGTTTGTAAGAAGAAATGCCAGCAGAACATTCGTATCGACAATTATCATTATTTCTTCTCAGAACGCCATTTGCTTACCATCTCTTTTATATCTTTTTCCTCTAATCCTTTTACTTCGAGCTTCCTCAGTTTCTGGAGGACTTTTTTTCGCTCAACATCTTCAAGAAATTCCCTGATCGCTGCCCTGAACCATTCGTTCCTTGTCTTGAATCCAGAGATTTTCAGGGTTTCATCAAACTCTTTAAGCAATCTTTTATCAAGCCTGAAAATAATTTGAGTTTCTGTCATAACAATATGATATCATTTTGATATCATATATAATTTTCGTAAACTCAGAGTATCGTTAACTCCCTTCCAGGCTTCATAACAGCATATTGT is a window encoding:
- a CDS encoding DUF433 domain-containing protein, with the protein product MQKEIFKRIVCDPDLLGGKPVIKGTRISVEFLLELLANNWTHEEIMENYPRIKKEDILAALEYSLSLLKEEHLYIIPEKATA